From Melitaea cinxia chromosome 3, ilMelCinx1.1, whole genome shotgun sequence, one genomic window encodes:
- the LOC123669240 gene encoding pupal cuticle protein Edg-84A-like, producing MAAQCMFLHPAPAPLFFRHYPEPNYSFAYEVNDAHTGDVKSQHESRRGDIVIGQYSLVQPDGVKRTVDYSANDHTGFLASVNNQDSQANQESNRQYNVQEETTRSPNKAQERQYNTASTASYSTQAWPENVPSQSVTVAPVTNIRTSVIHPTFHNGHNPVNYF from the coding sequence ATGGCGGCTCAGTGCATGTTCTTGCATCCAGCGCCTGCTCCATTATTCTTCAGACACTACCCGGAACCCAATTACAGTTTCGCTTATGAGGTCAACGACGCACATACTGGAGATGTAAAGAGCCAACACGAGAGCAGACGCGGAGACATTGTCATTGGCCAGTACTCTCTTGTCCAACCTGACGGAGTTAAAAGAACTGTTGACTACAGCGCCAACGACCATACTGGTTTCTTAGCGTCTGTTAACAACCAAGACAGCCAAGCTAACCAGGAATCAAACAGACAGTACAATGTACAGGAAGAAACTACTCGATCCCCAAACAAGGCCCAGGAAAGGCAATACAACACAGCAAGCACCGCTTCTTACAGCACTCAGGCCTGGCCTGAAAACGTACCAAGCCAAAGCGTCACGGTCGCTCCCGTCACCAACATCAGGACTTCCGTCATCCACCCTACATTCCACAACGGTCACAATCCAGTCAACTACTTCTAA
- the LOC123669629 gene encoding larval/pupal rigid cuticle protein 66-like gives MLTKFVVLIALIAAVGADFSGFSYGVADPYTGDFKHQVESRAGDNVLGQYSLLESDGTRRTVDYAAGTEGFNAVVRKDPALIASLPISTAYGYAAPFAYQRFGYPYSYPFARYY, from the exons ATGCTTACGaag tTCGTCGTCCTCATCGCTCTGATAGCCGCTGTCGGCGCTGATTTCTCTGGTTTCTCGTACGGTGTAGCTGACCCTTACACTGGTGACTTCAAGCACCAAGTGGAAAGCCGCGCTGGAGACAATGTACTTGGACAGTACTCTCTGCTGGAATCTGATGGAACTCGCCGCACCGTCGACTATGCTGCTGGTACTGAAGGTTTTAACGCCGTAGTCAGGAAGGACCCCGCTCTGATCGCTTCTCTGCCAATTTCTACTGCCTATGGATACGCTGCACCCTTCGCCTACCAGAGATTCGGCTACCCTTACTCTTACCCCTTTGCACGTTACTATTAA
- the LOC123669620 gene encoding larval/pupal rigid cuticle protein 66-like: MASKFVVLALLVAAAQGSAIHGNYNSFSYGVADPHTGDVKSQHETRVGDNVVGQYSLLESDGTRRTVDYAANSHTGFNAIVRKDPALIGHVAPAVVAAAPLAHAAPLAYAAGVAPLAHAAPIAYAAGPGVSYSAFSTSVAHGGVAAPLAHAAYATPLAHGAIAGPLGHGIAGPVAYAAPLAQGAYGVHGLGVHGLGVHGLGVHGLGHY, encoded by the exons ATGGCATCTAAG TTTGTTGTTCTTGCTCTGTTGGTGGCGGCTGCTCAAGGCAGTGCTATCCACGGTAACTACAACAGCTTCTCCTATGGAGTAGCTGACCCCCACACCGGTGATGTGAAGAGCCAGCACGAGACCCGTGTCGGCGACAACGTGGTCGGCCAGTATTCGCTTTTGGAATCTGATGGCACCCGCCGTACAGTTGACTACGCCGCTAACTCTCACACTGGATTCAATGCTATCGTACGCAAAGACCCTGCTCTTATCGGACATGTCGCTCCTGCTGTCGTCGCTGCCGCCCCCTTGGCTCACGCTGCGCCTCTCGCATACGCCGCCGGTGTTGCCCCTTTAGCCCATGCTGCCCCAATCGCGTACGCTGCTGGCCCTGGCGTATCCTACTCCGCATTCTCTACCTCAGTAGCTCACGGAGGAGTTGCTGCTCCCTTGGCTCACGCGGCGTACGCCACTCCCTTGGCTCATGGTGCAATTGCTGGTCCTCTGGGCCATGGTATCGCTGGTCCTGTCGCATACGCCGCACCTTTAGCCCAAGGTGCATACGGTGTGCATGGTCTTGGTGTCCATGGTCTTGGCGTCCATGGTCTTGGCGTCCATGGTCTCGGCCACTACTAA